The Streptomyces sp. ALI-76-A nucleotide sequence GGTTTCCTGCGACTCCTGCGGTGACCGCAGTCGGGGGTGACCCCCCGGGCATGGTGGTGCTGGCTCCACCCCCGATCCGGTAGGGCGCTCCATCGTTCCCGCTAGCGGACGAGGGCATCGTTGGACCTGGCTGATCCCAGCTGAAGCTCGACTGAAGGCCGATTGAAGTCCGGCCGGTGTCAGCTGAATCCCCAAGGTTCACCGCCCGTCCGGAAGGAATCGTCATGGAGTCGCTGCTCACGTCGAAGCCGCAGCCCGCGCGCTGCGAGCCACGAGCGGCCCGCACGACGCCGGCGACCTCCACGATCCCCGTACGTTCCAAGCCCACCGCGCCCATGACGTCCGCCGCGCCCACCACTCCCATGACGTCCGCCGCGCCCTCCGCGGCCCCGGGCCCCTTCGCCTCCTTCATCCGCTTCGTGATCTGCGGCGGCGGCATCGGCCTCCTCGCCGGCCTCGCCGTACCGCTGCTCGCCCAGGCGGTGCCCTGGGCGGTGGCGAACGCGGTGATCACCGTCGCGTCCACCCTCCTGTGCACCGAGCTGCACGCCCTCTTCACCTTCGGCACGGGCCGCCGCGCCGGCTGGCGCCGGCACTGGCAGTCCGCGGGCTCGGCCACGGCCGCGTATGTGGTGACCTGCGCCGCGGTGTTCCTGCTGCACGTGGTCCAGTCGTCGCCGAGCGTGCTGTGGGAGCAGGCGGTCTACCTCTCCGCGTCCGGTCTCGCCGGGATCGGCCGCTTCCTGGTCCTGCGCCTGTTCGTCTTCGCGACCGGCGACCGCCGGCAGCCGGCGACGCGCGAGCGGAGGACACGGCAGGAGCCGGAGCCCAGGACGACCACCCAGCGCAGGACGGGCGACGACTGGAACCTTCCGTTTGTGAGGGCTGAGGCGTTTGCCGGATGACTGCCCGATGACGGGCTAGCGTGCCCATGTCACTGTTCAGGTGAGAGTGCACCCCTGTGGTGCACGAGGGGGGATTCCTTCCCATGCAGACCACGCGGAACCCGAGGACCATGTGGAGTACCTGGAGTACACGGCGCACGCGTATCAAACCGACCGAGCTGCCCGAGCTGCCCGAACCCACCGGCCCGACCGCGCCGACCGAGCGCGTCGGACGGACCAGACGCACGGCAGCGCGAGGCATCCGCGGAGGCCCGGTGCGACTGGCCATCGCGCTGCTCGCCGGCACCGGTCTGGCCCTGTCCGCCTCGGGCCCCGCCCAGGCCGTGACCACGGTCGACATCCCGGCCCCGACCACCGGCGGCGTCTCGGCGACGGTGAAGTTCCACGGCACGGTCGTCCCGAAGGCCTACCACCCGGACCCCACCGCCTACTTCGGTGACCGTAAATGCCTGAACACCTACCACGACTACGACCCCACGCCGGGCTGCGGCGGCTTCAAACTGGACGTCGAGCTGCACAACGTCCGCCACCAGCCGGGCTACCTCGCCGGCCTGCCCAGCACCGACGACCGCTTCGACGCGTACGCCGACACCGCACGCACCTTCGGCTGCCTCCAGCCCGACGGCACCTTCGACCACGACACCGGCTTCGTCGTCCGCACCGAGCAGCAGCCGCTGACGCACACGTACTACACCACGCAGACCTCCTGGGTCCTCTCCCAGCAGGCCCGCTACCCCGACCAGGACACCGGCCCGGGCTTCTACGTGAACTTCCCCGCCGTCGAGGTCGACTGCCCCGAGGGCATGACGCCGACCCAGTACGGCCTGAAGGTCACCGACATCAACGTCACCGTCGCCGACGACAACACCTTCGGCCACTCCACCTGGCACACCCCGGGCCCGTTCTACGGCTGACACCGCGAGGACCTCGCACACCGGCGCGCCCGTCGCCCCACCGCGCCAGGAAGCCGAGTCGCCGTCAGGCCCGTGCGCGTCCACGGCCTACCGGTCTCCGGCCTACGGGTCTCCGGCCCAGGGGTCTCCGGCCTACTCGAGGACGCCGCTGCGCCTGCCCTCCTCGAGCAGAGCCCGGGCCAGAGAGGACTTCGCTCCCGGTGCCACGAACCACAGGGGCACGGGGCTACGGCTTCTGTGCATCTCGACGCGGACGCAGGCCGTGACCAGTCCCACCATCGCCGTCTCCTGCACCCCCGTCACCTCGCTCCACGGCACGGAGTCCCGTATCCGGCCGAACCGGTCACTGACGGCCACGCCATCCGCGCACAGATAACACCTGTTGACCCCGAGCCGGGCGCTCAGCCGGCGCCATCCGAACATCCAGGCGTACACCGCGGCCACCACGGCAGTCATGCCGATGATGTTCATGCCGACCGCGGACGGGTTGAAGACGGTAGCCCCGAGCAGGGCGATCCAGCCCAGCCACATGAACCCCCGCAACACCTGGAGCGCGACACCGGTGGTCGGGCTCATGACGCTGTGGTCGCCGCGGATCTCACCGAGCCCGAGACCCTCCACTCCGTTCCGCACCAGTGCCCCCTCCCCCGAAGCCCGCCCCGAGCCACAGCCCCGATCGGCAGGCCCATGACATACCCGAACGACCGCGCTTCCGAACGGGACTGCCCTGGAGAGTTCCACCCCTTCGTCGGACATGACCCGCGACAACGCACGAGGCCCGACGCTCGACCGGGTGGAACACAAAAGCCAGAGGGTCTATGGATCACTCCATAGGCCCTCTGGCTACTGTGCACTCGGCAGGATTCGAACCTGCAACCTTCTGATCCGTAGTCAGATGCTCTATCCGTTAAGCTACGAGTGCTTGTTCTGTTTTTCGCCGTTCTTGGCCCTTCTGGGCCGCTCGCGGCGACAGGAAGAACATTACATGACTGCCGCCGCCATGTGAAATCCGTTTGCCATACCGCTTGTGAGCTGCGGAAACGCGTCAGAAGGGGGAGGCGGGGAACGACGAAGCCCCGGTCTGCGGACCGGGGCTTCGTGATCAGGTGCGGAGGCGGAGGGATTTGAACCCTCGATGGGCTTTAAGGCCCAAACCGCATTAGCAGTGCGGCGCCATAGACCGGACTAGGCGACGCCTCCCGCACAACCTCCCGCGCGAGCGCGAGTGGTGCGTGCAGATGATGACACAGTCGAGCGGGGTGTCACCAATCGCCTCCCACGGTACTAGGCAGGCGGCCCGCAGAGCAAAGTCCTTATGGGCGGCGCAACGTCCCGTGGCCCACCGCGTTGGTCAGGGCATGTCGCAGGTCACCCGGCTCGGCCGGTTCCCAGGTCTCACCCGGCTCCTCGTCGCCGTCGGCTCCGTGGGCTCGGTCGTGTCCATCGCCGCGGTGCCCACGGCGGCCGCCGCTCCCGCCGTCCCCTCCATGGCGCCCCCGCCCGTCCGGGACGAGGACCGGTCACCCGTCGGTGATCACCTCGTCGTCACCGTGCGGAACGCGGGCGCCTCCGCCGACGGGACGTTCCAGGTGGACTGCCACCCCAGCCGGGGGACCCATCCCGACGCCGGCGGCGCCTGTGCCGCCGTCGACCGGAACACACGGTGGGGGAAGGACGTCTTCGCCCCCGCACCGAAGGACAACTTCTGCACCATGCAGTACGGCGGGCCGGCCACCGCGCGGGTCACCGGGACCTGGGCCGGACGGCCCGTCGACGCCACGTTCGACCGCAGCGACGGCTGCCAGATCGGGCGGTGGGACCGGCTCGTGCCGCTGCTCCCCGAGCTCTGAACTCCTGGCCCGGCCGACCTGGACCCCTGAACCAGCCGGGACCAAGCCCACACCGCCGCGACTGCGGCTGCGGTTGCGGTTGCGGTTGCGTTGCGGCTACGGCTACCGAGGGTCCCCCCGCCGTTCCATGGCGGACGCCCCGGATCCGTAAAAGTCCCGGACCGTTCCGGCCCGGGTCCCGTCCAGACCGCGTCCCGGTGCCGTCCCGTCCCGCCCAGGTCACGCCCGGGGGAAGGGGGAGCGCAGAGGCGCGGTCGCGTATGCGGTCACACGTTCTACGTCACTTCGTCGTGCGACCTCCCTCTCATCCGGCGTCGCGAGCGCAACCGCTGCCCTTAGACTCCCTCGCGTGACACGTCGCGGGCCGGTTGGCAAGATGGCCCGAGCGGTCGGCAAGGTGCGGTAACAGGGAGGAAGCGTCTCGTGAGCAGCAGGCCATCCCGAGGCGCTGCTCGCCTCGCAGCCATACTCGACGCGCTTCCCGACGCGTTGGTACTGGTCAACGCCAACGGGACCGTCGTCAACGCCAACACCATCGCCCTGGAGGCCTTCGAGGCACCAGGGACCGCTCTGGTGGGGCGGGGGCTGCTGGACCTGCTGCCGCAGTTCGACTCCAGGCTCATCCCCGGTTCCATGCGACGGCCCGACCACATGGACCCGCGCGGCCGGACCAAGCCGACCCGGATGGTCGCCCGGCGGACCGACGGGAGCGAGTTCCCGGTCGAGGTCACCAGCGCGAACCTCGAGAACGGCCAGCAGGCCTACGACGGTTACGGCAACGGCGCCGATGAGCTGCTGATGCTCGTCGTCCGGGACCTGACCG carries:
- a CDS encoding SSI family serine proteinase inhibitor; amino-acid sequence: MSQVTRLGRFPGLTRLLVAVGSVGSVVSIAAVPTAAAAPAVPSMAPPPVRDEDRSPVGDHLVVTVRNAGASADGTFQVDCHPSRGTHPDAGGACAAVDRNTRWGKDVFAPAPKDNFCTMQYGGPATARVTGTWAGRPVDATFDRSDGCQIGRWDRLVPLLPEL